A genomic segment from Aegilops tauschii subsp. strangulata cultivar AL8/78 chromosome 1, Aet v6.0, whole genome shotgun sequence encodes:
- the LOC120963265 gene encoding uncharacterized protein isoform X1: MAGEAGGVLSCELCGNFCHGGADNNFKIDIRDEFLSKATVPCNARVYVNGVTGDYMRFEAHGRKYSVDIVKGAHRTRIKGSGWKKFTSDFSLQKGVVVIFDLDRRPRQAYVVAQSVDLHTVEGSIFQTGMLMNEMIDGDISDVDEYGGSIKIEYTRGLTLNDAQQDIHELVLSFKSKFLGVSFVHCLTTTDTQVGQMKVPERVATSLNIPKEGLAAVRLSSGEAKTRVEYSTSTDGRIAFNKKQWRRFLSKTTLEINDCSFMFFKPSSKSCMNVTVVVIKL, translated from the exons ATGGCAGGGGAGGCCGGCGGA GTTTTGTCTTGTGAGCTATGTGGGAACTTTTGCCATGGCGGTGCTGACAACAACTTCAAGATCGACATTCGTGATGAGTTCCTGTCTAAAGCG ACTGTCCCATGCAATGCAAGAGTCTACGTCAATGGTGTTACCGGGGACTACATGCGTTTTGAAGCCCATGGACGCAAGTACTCTGTCGACATTGTGAAGGGGGCACACAGGACCAGGATCAAGGGGAGTGGCTGGAAGAAATTCACTTCTGACTTTTCTCTTCAGAAGGGTGTTGTGGTCATTTTTGACTTGGACAGGCGTCCCCGCCAGGCATATGTTGTCGCTCAAAGTGTTGACTTGCACACAGTTGAAGGAAGCATTTTTCAGACGGGGATGCTGATGAATGAGATGATAGATGGAGACATCTCAGATGTGGACGAATACGGTGGCAGCATAAAGATTGAGTATACAAGGGGTCTAACTCTGAATGATGCACAACAGGACATTCATGAGCTGGTGCTCAGCTTCAAGTCCAAGTTTTTAGGAGTGTCTTTTGTACACTGTCTTACTACAACCGACACTCAAGTTGGACAAATG AAAGTGCCAGAGAGGGTTGCTACAAGCTTGAACATCCCTAAAGAAGGGTTGGCTGCTGTTCGTCTAAGCAGTGGGGAGGCAAAGACTCGTGTTGAATACAGCACGTCTACTGATGGACGTATAGCTTTCAACAAAAAGCAGTGGAGGCGTTTCCTTTCAAAGACTACCCTGGAAATCAATGACTGCAGCTTCATGTTCTTCAAGCCCAGCAGCAAGTCTTGCATGAATGTTACTGTTGTCGTCATCAAGCTTTAA
- the LOC120963265 gene encoding uncharacterized protein isoform X2 has translation MAGEAGGTVPCNARVYVNGVTGDYMRFEAHGRKYSVDIVKGAHRTRIKGSGWKKFTSDFSLQKGVVVIFDLDRRPRQAYVVAQSVDLHTVEGSIFQTGMLMNEMIDGDISDVDEYGGSIKIEYTRGLTLNDAQQDIHELVLSFKSKFLGVSFVHCLTTTDTQVGQMKVPERVATSLNIPKEGLAAVRLSSGEAKTRVEYSTSTDGRIAFNKKQWRRFLSKTTLEINDCSFMFFKPSSKSCMNVTVVVIKL, from the exons ATGGCAGGGGAGGCCGGCGGA ACTGTCCCATGCAATGCAAGAGTCTACGTCAATGGTGTTACCGGGGACTACATGCGTTTTGAAGCCCATGGACGCAAGTACTCTGTCGACATTGTGAAGGGGGCACACAGGACCAGGATCAAGGGGAGTGGCTGGAAGAAATTCACTTCTGACTTTTCTCTTCAGAAGGGTGTTGTGGTCATTTTTGACTTGGACAGGCGTCCCCGCCAGGCATATGTTGTCGCTCAAAGTGTTGACTTGCACACAGTTGAAGGAAGCATTTTTCAGACGGGGATGCTGATGAATGAGATGATAGATGGAGACATCTCAGATGTGGACGAATACGGTGGCAGCATAAAGATTGAGTATACAAGGGGTCTAACTCTGAATGATGCACAACAGGACATTCATGAGCTGGTGCTCAGCTTCAAGTCCAAGTTTTTAGGAGTGTCTTTTGTACACTGTCTTACTACAACCGACACTCAAGTTGGACAAATG AAAGTGCCAGAGAGGGTTGCTACAAGCTTGAACATCCCTAAAGAAGGGTTGGCTGCTGTTCGTCTAAGCAGTGGGGAGGCAAAGACTCGTGTTGAATACAGCACGTCTACTGATGGACGTATAGCTTTCAACAAAAAGCAGTGGAGGCGTTTCCTTTCAAAGACTACCCTGGAAATCAATGACTGCAGCTTCATGTTCTTCAAGCCCAGCAGCAAGTCTTGCATGAATGTTACTGTTGTCGTCATCAAGCTTTAA